The nucleotide window agagagagagagagagagagagagagagagagagagagagagagagaaagagagagagagaaaaaaaaagaaagagagagagagagagagagagagagagagggagagtgagagggagagtgagagggagagtgagagtgagagtgagagtgagagagagagagagagagagagagagagagagagagagagagagagagagagagagaaacagagaaacagagaaacagagaaacagagagagacagagagaaagaaagagacagagagagagacagaaagagagagagagtgagagaaagagagacagagggagatcaATTAGTGATTATTATATATCAAACATACGTCAACTCTACAACATGCTTTCTAAAATAAAATCGCATTTTccttaaaatagaaaaataagcaagtaaataaaaatgaagttAATAAACTGAATAAAATAAACAGCTAGATAAACCTCAAACTAAATACATAAACTAAAAACTACATAAAACTCAAACATAAACTTCaaaaacaaatcaatcaatcaatctaacaAAATCTAAACCACTGGGCTCAACCTCCGCCAAACTCCTTCATATTGAAGAGACCTGTTATCGGTGCACATGAAAAAACCCTcacaacaaatatacaaatatagctCTTTCGGCAGGTTTTGATTTCTACGTCAAGTGGGAAGAGCATCCCTCGCCGACGGCCCGGGACTGCGCCGCTTTCAACCTCACGTCGAATCGGTTCCGTCTGCTGCCTTGCGATCGGGAACTGCGATTCTTCTGCATTCTGCGGCGCCCTTCCGAGTCTCCAGGTTGGTTGAGGGTGGTTGGTTGGTTTGGAGTGTGCGTTAGGGTTATATTTGGAGTTTGGGTCGAACTTGGTGTTCTGTTCGAGCTCTGGTGGCCGCGTTGGAGTGTAAGTTTAACGGGTTTTCCTTACTAAACATACTCGCAGAAAGGTGGTTATATACAGAACTTTAAAAAAACCCAGCTTCctctgatattaaaaaaaaaaaaaaaaaaaaaaaaaaacagcggcaTGGAAACCAcagcttattattttcttttaacagACACGGTCCCCGAGGATGAGGTGGAGCTTCGAGTGACCGCCAGCGTCAAGAGCAATCATGATTGGGTTGAAGTTAGTCATGAAAACCAGTTCGACCTCTCCCTAACCTGCACCGCCCACGACGCTAGAACGGGAGCTCCTTTGGCCAAGGATCTGACTGTATTTTGGAGCAAGGTTAGTGTTGCTTCGGAGTGACTTCCAGAATTCCTGTCTCCTCAGAGCCGCACAATGTTTCATCTCGTTTTAAGTATACACTCTTGATAGTGCTATTCTAATGGGTCCACCACTTTTTGAAGCTATCAATTAAGACGTAAATATTCTGTTTGGTATGCTTATTGTTTTGATCTGTGGCTGAAATTTTTTGTTGTACTCATTTTGGttggtatttgttttctttgatagTCGTGTTAAAAATGAGCATTAATCCGTCTATTATTATTGcccttaattaatttattttattttgtatctgcCCGCATATGATGTGATTAATGATTCTGTAATTCATTATGTAAATTGCCGTGTAGGTGTAGCCGTGAATTGTGTATCAGTTTCGTTTTAGTGGGGAGGATATCTTCAATGAATTCTTACAGTCATATCTCAAACAAAATTATGTGCAATGACGCAGTTACAAACAAACTTCTAATTGCAGGATGATGTGTATGTGAACCGCCACTACAAAATGATCTTCCCGGCCCAAATTCATGACCCCACCAAGTCggtggggtcgccctgggattcGACAGGCAATACCACTGGTACTTACTTGTGCGAAACTTGGCTCCCGAGATCGACGACCAGACTAGTGAGCAATAAGGTCTTGGTAACTATGAAATCGTGGACTGTCCTGATTCTTTCTGTATATCTCCAAGAAAAAAATCCAGTTAATCTCCAGTCTGCCACTTCAAACATCAGGGCAGCTCTACGGTCCCAACTGCCCGACATAAACAATTACATTGTAGATCCAATATTCGTAGAAGAAAGTGGACCACAAGCATCATCCACAAGGCTTGTCAAATATCGCTTCCAAGTACATTTTCCAACAAATTTATTAGAGAGTGTGGCAAGACTGTTTAAAGACGACAGCCTCTATTTCAAATACCTTTTGAGAAAGGGCGGCTTCCAGAGAAATTCCACTGCAGCTCTGGCAACATACTGTTTAAAAGAAACGAGGCCGACCGAGTGGAATGGTCAAGTCATATGGCCCTTTACGAAAGCAGGAAACACCCGACCTTCTAGCATGAGGTGTGAGGTGGGAGACAAGTTACTACCGGGCATCTGTCGCTGGAATTACACCCACGGTGGTTCCCTTGAATTTGACGCCTCTGACTGTGACAGATTTGATGCCTGTCCTCGAGGCTACTACCGCATCTTCAATGACCTGTGCGTCTCCTTTACATCTCTAGGCGACTGGGAATCAGGGCTTGCTGAGGCATACAAGACTGGCCATGAAAGAAGTATATTGGATTCATGGTCATTTCATAATTCTGGAAATCAGGAAGAAACAACTGTATATAATCTGATGAAAGAAGTAATGAGGGAGTATGTTGGCCACTCTGTACTCTGGCTTCCAGTAAGAAGATTAGTGCCTCGAGGTCCTTTGGCGTTTGTTGGtccaggatcttcctactttCCTTACACAGTTTATCGGGGATCGCCTCTCTTCAACATATCCTGGGCAAAGGATCATCCAGACAACAGGCACAACTGCTTGGCTCTTGATGTTGAAACGAACAGTCTGTACACACTAAGCTGTGACACAAAGAACCCATTCGTTTCCATTGTTAATATTTCTGGACTTCAACAAATACCACAAAATAATTGGCAGGATAGAGTACCAGAGCTAATAACTGGAAGCTCAGCATGTCCTATGGGATGGGTAACGACTACATGGAAAGGCGACGCTTTGGTCTGTTTCAAAGGGTATATCAACAAAGGAAACTACACCTGGTCAGAAGCAGAGAGCTTTTGCGAAAATATAGGTGCTGAACTGCCTTCACCAGGTGTTGGGTTCTTGGATTGGGCCTTCAGACAATTTCTTCATAATTATGGTGTGGGTGCAGTTTGGATGACCACAGAAAGGCCCTTATGGCTATCAAACGACAATGACCTTGCTATGGATGTAGTCAACTGGCTGCCAAACACTAACTATAGTCTGAGTCACCCTGTACTTACTCCTCATGGCTgggatcgagagggagaggggaaaacaaaATCAACTGTTTTGTGCCAGAAGAAAGGTCTAGAGAGGACAAGCAGGGAGATACAATTGtacaaaagaggagagggagacatttgcattgataatgaagaaaaggTTAGTGGTTCAACTTTGCTGCGATGTTTTGCCAATggtagagaaataaaagagaagaaatcagGTAAGCCTGGATGTAAATATTCAATTCCAATAACTGTGCAAGGTTATTATCAGTGTCAACAGTGGGTGACAATGCCTTCCCAGTTAGTGAAGTCTAATATATTACTGCACCGTAAGAAAAAGAGTTTAACATTTGCTGTACGTATGTCAGAGAAAAGGCCATACATTCCTGCAATACATGACAATACATTTAGAAATATAACACAGCAGGAGGAAGGTTTTGACATTTGTTCTGCAGAATTTGTTAAGAAGTTCGAAGAAGTGTATGTGAGCAATGGATTGGCTACCATGAAAACATTCATAGACAACTACAGTAATTTACCTGGTAAGCAGAATCGTGGAATAATGTACAATTTTCATCTCAATTTGCAATTCTCAggcaaggaggaaaatgaaaggaaagtctTTCAGTTATTCGATCTATTAGCAAGCTCTTCTGAGCTCTCTTCCGGCTGTGTAGTACAGAGTGTCAGGAGTACAACAAAATGCTTCAGCGAAAACACAATTGACAACGGCATTGAAGAGAGGAACCTAACCTGGCCAAACACTGCTGGTGGCGTTATTGCTCTGCCAAAAGAACTCTGCATCACTGAAGAAGGCGAGCCTGTGACGCGGGAATGCTTCGGAAGTTTCCTCACTGGGTATTACTGGGGGCCTCCTTCCA belongs to Penaeus chinensis breed Huanghai No. 1 chromosome 4, ASM1920278v2, whole genome shotgun sequence and includes:
- the LOC125047492 gene encoding uncharacterized protein LOC125047492, which produces MMTAFLRRLAVVRGVLLLASPAAIWAQTKSLFPAEEPTPREPLPSCNVAVLGDCLMPGPRPLSWEAAHRHCRSEGGFLLEREELDHFDHLWTSRYQTPLQKNLTMPVSVLSWPALNSTWPGGEATLEDLTWTALTFHGGHYQWLSRFPGFDFYVKWEEHPSPTARDCAAFNLTSNRFRLLPCDRELRFFCILRRPSESPDTVPEDEVELRVTASVKSNHDWVEVSHENQFDLSLTCTAHDARTGAPLAKDLTVFWSKDDVYVNRHYKMIFPAQIHDPTKSVGSPWDSTGNTTGTYLCETWLPRSTTRLVSNKVLVTMKSWTVLILSVYLQEKNPVNLQSATSNIRAALRSQLPDINNYIVDPIFVEESGPQASSTRLVKYRFQVHFPTNLLESVARLFKDDSLYFKYLLRKGGFQRNSTAALATYCLKETRPTEWNGQVIWPFTKAGNTRPSSMRCEVGDKLLPGICRWNYTHGGSLEFDASDCDRFDACPRGYYRIFNDLCVSFTSLGDWESGLAEAYKTGHERSILDSWSFHNSGNQEETTVYNLMKEVMREYVGHSVLWLPVRRLVPRGPLAFVGPGSSYFPYTVYRGSPLFNISWAKDHPDNRHNCLALDVETNSLYTLSCDTKNPFVSIVNISGLQQIPQNNWQDRVPELITGSSACPMGWVTTTWKGDALVCFKGYINKGNYTWSEAESFCENIGAELPSPGVGFLDWAFRQFLHNYGVGAVWMTTERPLWLSNDNDLAMDVVNWLPNTNYSLSHPVLTPHGWDREGEGKTKSTVLCQKKGLERTSREIQLYKRGEGDICIDNEEKVSGSTLLRCFANGREIKEKKSGKPGCKYSIPITVQGYYQCQQWVTMPSQLVKSNILLHRKKKSLTFAVRMSEKRPYIPAIHDNTFRNITQQEEGFDICSAEFVKKFEEVYVSNGLATMKTFIDNYSNLPGKQNRGIMYNFHLNLQFSGKEENERKVFQLFDLLASSSELSSGCVVQSVRSTTKCFSENTIDNGIEERNLTWPNTAGGVIALPKELCITEEGEPVTRECFGSFLTGYYWGPPSSSCMGEPTNKTKQLWKINNNATVEKADIPTTLSSITQNGSTLQPVDIHFVATSFKALSEETEKLDELDLEEIVQTMNNVMEAKDETFVPVQKKLLSSSILYEAFEEMTFKVQLPEAKGDQKVNASRKLITVERFDLEVNSTIIGFESRNGGAVETTIEKGVRTDHADTDVAIILPDNLTYKLAMSHVSMRAKIRTESKIQLAFAVFKNAKLFQDRDSFPNYTVSSPIIQATYRGEVVKNLEQPVTLIFKPPKYGRKNTKCVFWDFSKNGGRGGWSTQGCWKGKSRGNHDVCHCNHLTCFAQLMNYDSDDFDGNHALALDIITIIGCCLSIGGLLLVFTTFFLFKKWRRPLDNKILVNLSFSVFCSIVIFLAGINQTWNKILCRSIAVALHYFILASFGWMLVEAVHQYLKFVKVVGTYIPRFMWKASVSAWGVPVVPIIVVLVCDSSLYDNGDDLHPESKICWMSRDGFLYAFLPPLVLTMIINIIMFSLILYGAVCGRARVNSTMSERSLFISQLRMAICVFVLLGFTWIFGILAIWKGRLLFSYLFCIFNTLQGFFIFIFHVYRGRSARRLWGDFLSVISKSPSSTEPSNSNNAHVSMQYRGHLDSVTYNHGGGILVIPQKPTVQMSTRGMSIKSMGTTSSLLHSRTSYTP